One window from the genome of Bacillus rossius redtenbacheri isolate Brsri chromosome 12, Brsri_v3, whole genome shotgun sequence encodes:
- the LOC134537874 gene encoding toll-like receptor 7: MRALWLLACAVLAASEAAPPRLDAGPCSWTADNDTSGRGLVWCRLRTLDGGAGLGALQAEGTARLRVQCSDLLLFESALPPRAFHRLAQLQELSVEDCKILHLPPDAFDGLRDLKRLAVNTRNAEWGSGKSLEVSPSSLHGLRELQVLDLADNNIRALPEDAYCYLGNLQTLNLTRNRIRHADWLGFGGAARAECGGGLDVRALDASWNQLQILPAGSGLSRLRQLQSLHLQHNELAEIHGDAFDGLASLRVLNLSSNRLETLPEGLFSSAKELREVYLQNNSLYELARGLFRRLEQLLVLDLSDNQLSSSHVDDGTFVGLIRLIVLDLSHNALTRIDSRTFKDLFFLQILDLRNNSIGYIEDNTFLALYNLHTLNLADNRLHHIGSLLFNGLFVLSKLTLNNNLVVSIDSQAFRNCSDLKDLDLSSNVLQEVPEALKELSFLKTLDLGENQISDFQNGSFRNLQQLTGLRLIGNNIGNLSRGMFWDLTSLQVLNLAKNKVQQVERGTFDHNSQIEAIRLDANFLTDINGVFSTLTSLLWLNLSDNHLVWFDYAFVPGNLKWLDIHGNYIERLGNYYKIQEGLNIKTLDASHNRITEISAMSIPNSVELLFINNNFISQIQVNTFLDKRDIVRVDMYANELSKLELNALRLSPVADNRSLPEFYIGGNAFDCDCTMEWLQMINNMSKVRQYPRVMDLDNIVCRMTYSRGLPTLPAVDAKPSHFLCTYETHCFALCHCCDFDACDCEMTCPGNCTCYHDQTWTTNVVDCSGQGTAVIPRRIPMDATELYLDGNSFGELQNHVFIGRKNMRVLFVNASRIESIQNRTFNGLNALQVLHLEDNRIRELKGFEFEHLTHLRELYLQNNVIAHIGNVSLVPLRSLEVLRLDGNRLATFPVWQLNLNGHLAELSLGNNPWSCRCKFLQELQVWVADNARKVVDGDDIWCYNNETRPPQRREVDLNNTACSDYYAGGSVIQSIIVSDYLPMVVITLSAFLLVAVLTVLMFVFREPMRVWAYSRYGVRLFRFKAAGSKHCAEDREKLYDGYVCYSPKDEEFVLQSIVAELEHGSPSFQLCLHYRDLPHHAYLQHASSPVVVEAAEASRRVILVLSRNFLQTEWSRCEFRSALHEALKGRVFKLVLVEQGSSLPEAELDPDLRPYLKTSARVRWGEKRFWERLRYAMPSRDARGKSSLYRRNINNYTLEAAVAGARDPRRRDACLAKQLQPPLFPAAAAEYASQQNNLNNPREAEEANYSSATTATPSPRPHRQQRLEDPGAPRPASEHIYSSIDADYSTLERRAAGVHQPRTAAASWRPAHQSYLV; this comes from the coding sequence ATGCGCGCGCTGTGGCTGCTGGCGTGCGCGGTGCTGGCGGCGAGCGAGGCCGCACCGCCGCGCCTGGACGCCGGCCCGTGCAGCTGGACCGCCGACAACGACACCTCGGGCCGCGGGCTGGTGTGGTGCCGGCTGCGCACCCTGGACGGCGGGGCGGGTCTGGGCGCCCTGCAGGCAGAGGGCACGGCGCGCCTGCGCGTGCAGTGCAGCGACCTGCTGCTGTTCGAGAGCGCGCTGCCGCCGCGCGCCTTCCACCGCCTGGCGCAGCTGCAGGAGCTGTCCGTGGAGGACTGCAAGATCCTGCACCTGCCGCCCGACGCCTTCGACGGCCTGCGCGACCTCAAGCGGCTGGCCGTGAACACGCGCAACGCCGAGTGGGGCTCGGGCAAGTCGCTGGAGGTCTCCCCGTCCAGCCTGCACGGCCTGCGCGAGCTGCAGGTGCTGGACCTGGCCGACAACAACATCCGCGCGCTGCCCGAGGACGCCTACTGCTACCTCGGCAACCTGCAGACGCTCAACCTGACGCGCAACCGCATCCGCCACGCCGACTGGCTGGGGTTCGGTGGCGCGGCGCgggcggagtgcggcggcgggCTGGACGTGCGCGCGCTCGACGCCTCGTGGAACCAGCTGCAGATCCTGCCCGCCGGCTCGGGCCTGTCGCGCCTCAGGCAGCTGCAGAGCCTGCACCTGCAGCACAACGAGCTGGCCGAGATCCACGGCGACGCCTTCGACGGCCTGGCGTCGCTGCGCGTGCTCAACCTGTCCAGCAACCGGCTGGAGACGCTGCCCGAGGGCCTGTTCTCCAGCGCCAAGGAGCTGCGCGAGGTGTACCTGCAGAACAACTCGCTGTACGAGCTGGCGCGCGGCCTGTTCCGCCGCCTGGAGCAGCTGCTCGTGCTCGACCTGTCCGACAACCAGCTGAGCTCCAGCCACGTGGACGACGGCACCTTCGTCGGCCTCATCCGCCTCATCGTGCTCGACCTCTCCCACAACGCCCTCACCCGCATCGACTCCCGCACCTTCAAGGACCTGTTCTTCCTGCAGATCCTCGACCTGCGGAACAACTCCATCGGCTACATCGAGGACAACACCTTCCTGGCGCTGTACAACCTGCACACGCTCAACCTCGCCGACAACCGCCTGCACCACATCGGCTCGCTGCTCTTCAACGGCCTGTTCGTGCTCAGCAAGCTCACGCTCAACAACAACCTGGTCGTGAGCATCGACTCGCAGGCGTTCCGCAACTGCTCCGACCTCAAGGACCTGGACCTCAGCTCGAACGTGCTACAGGAAGTGCCCGAGGCGCTCAAGGAGCTGTCGTTCCTCAAGACGCTGGACCTGGGCGAGAACCAGATCAGCGACTTCCAGAACGGCTCGTTCCGCAACCTGCAGCAGCTGACGGGGCTGCGGCTGATCGGCAACAACATCGGCAACCTGTCGCGCGGCATGTTCTGGGACCTGACGAGCCTGCAGGTGCTGAACCTAGCCAAGAACAAGGTGCAGCAGGTGGAGCGGGGCACGTTCGACCACAACTCGCAGATCGAGGCCATCCGACTCGACGCCAACTTCCTCACCGACATCAACGGCGTCTTCTCGACGCTCACCAGTCTGCTGTGGCTCAACCTGTCGGACAACCACCTGGTCTGGTTCGACTACGCGTTCGTGCCCGGGAACCTCAAGTGGCTGGACATTCACGGCAACTACATCGAGAGACTCGGGAACTACTATAAAATTCAGGAGGGCCTCAATATCAAGACCCTCGATGCTAGTCACAATCGCATTACCGAGATCTCAGCCATGTCGATCCCCAACAGCGTGGAGCTTCTGTTCATAAACAACAACTTCATATCGCAGATACAAGTGAACACGTTCCTGGACAAGCGAGACATCGTGCGCGTGGACATGTACGCCAACGAGCTCTCGAAGCTGGAGCTGAACGCGCTGAGGCTGTCGCCCGTCGCCGACAACCGCTCCCTGCCGGAGTTCTACATCGGCGGCAACGCCTTCGACTGCGACTGCACCATGGAGTGGCTCCAGATGATCAACAACATGTCCAAGGTGCGGCAGTACCCGCGCGTCATGGACCTGGACAACATCGTGTGCCGCATGACGTACTCGCGCGGGCTGCCCACGCTGCCGGCCGTCGACGCCAAGCCCTCGCACTTCCTCTGCACGTACGAGACGCACTGCTTCGCGCTGTGCCACTGCTGCGACTTCGACGCGTGCGACTGCGAGATGACGTGCCCGGGGAACTGCACGTGCTACCACGACCAGACGTGGACCACCAACGTGGTGGACTGCTCGGGGCAGGGCACGGCCGTCATCCCGCGGCGCATCCCCATGGACGCCACGGAGCTCTACCTGGACGGCAACAGCTTCGGCGAGCTGCAGAACCACGTGTTCATCGGGCGCAAGAACATGCGCGTGCTGTTCGTGAACGCCAGCCGCATCGAGTCCATCCAGAACCGCACCTTCAACGGGCTGAACGCGCTCCAGGTGCTGCACCTCGAGGACAACCGCATCCGCGAGTTGAAGGGCTTCGAGTTCGAGCACCTGACGCACCTGCGCGAGCTCTACCTGCAGAACAACGTGATCGCGCACATCGGCAACGTGTCGCTGGTGCCGCTCCGGTCCCTGGAGGTGCTGCGGCTCGACGGCAACCGGCTGGCCACCTTCCCCGTGTGGCAGCTCAACCTGAACGGCCACCTGGCCGAACTGTCGCTCGGCAACAACCCGTGGTCGTGCCGCTGCAAGTTCCTGCAGGAGCTGCAGGTGTGGGTGGCGGACAACGCGCGCAAGGTGGTCGACGGCGACGACATCTGGTGCTACAACAACGAGACGCGGCCGCCGCAGCGGCGCGAGGTGGACCTGAACAACACGGCGTGCAGCGACTACTACGCCGGCGGCTCCGTCATCCAGAGCATCATCGTGTCCGACTACCTGCCCATGGTGGTCATCACGCTGTCCGCCTTCCTGCTCGTCGCCGTGCTGACCGTGCTCATGTTCGTGTTCCGCGAGCCCATGCGCGTGTGGGCCTACTCGCGCTACGGCGTGCGGCTGTTCCGCTTCAAGGCCGCCGGCTCCAAGCACTGCGCCGAGGACCGCGAGAAGCTGTACGACGGCTACGTGTGCTACAGCCCCAAGGACGAGGAGTTCGTGCTGCAGTCCATCGTGGCGGAGCTGGAGCACGGCAGCCCGTCCTTCCAGCTGTGCCTGCACTACCGCGACCTGCCGCACCACGCCTACCTGCAGCACGCCAGCTCGCCCGTCGTCGTGGAGGCGGCCGAGGCCAGCCGCCGCGTCATCCTCGTGCTGTCGCGCAACTTCCTGCAGACCGAGTGGTCGCGCTGCGAGTTCCGCTCGGCGCTGCACGAGGCGCTCAAGGGCCGCGTGTTCAAGCTGGTGCTGGTGGAGCAGGGCAGCAGCCTTCCCGAGGCCGAGCTCGACCCGGACCTGCGGCCCTACCTCAAGACCAGCGCGCGCGTGCGCTGGGGCGAGAAGAGGTTCTGGGAGCGGCTGCGCTACGCCATGCCCAGCCGCGACGCGCGCGGCAAGAGCTCGCTCTACCGCCGCAACATCAACAACTACACGCTGGAGGCGGCCGTGGCCGGCGCGCGCGACCCCCGGCGCCGCGACGCCTGCCTGGCCAAGCAGCTGCAGCCCCCGCTGttcccggcggcggcggcggagtacgCGAGCCAGCAGAACAACCTGAACAACCCGCGCGAGGCGGAGGAGGCCAACTACTCGTCGGCGACCACGGCCACGCCGTCGCCGCGGCCGCACCGCCAGCAGCGGCTGGAAGACCCGGGCGCGCCGCGGCCCGCCTCCGAGCACATCTACTCGTCCATCGACGCCGACTACTCGACGCTGGAGAGGCGCGCGGCGGGCGTCCACCAGCCCCGGACCGCGGCAGCGTCGTGGCGCCCGGCGCACCAGTCCTACCTCGTGTGA